Below is a window of Candidatus Zixiibacteriota bacterium DNA.
CGAGGACGATATACGTCTGTTGAACCGCGATGATCTGGTGAAGCGTATTGAGGAAATCCGGCATCTGTTAGAAAACAATCAAATCGAGGCGGCGGTTCTCCTGGCATGGTCGGCGATCGAAGGAGGCCTGCGCCTGAACGCCAAGAAAGAGGGGATCAGGCTCAAGGACAGGTCACCGTCGTATATCGCCAAAAAGATGGCCAATATGGGCATGATCACCCAGGCTGAATTCGAAATACTGCTCGAAGCGATCGAACTGCGCAATTCAGTTATACACGGTTATAAAACCGCACAGGCTGATTCGGAAATCGTTCTCGATATGCTTGAAATAATCGAAGATCTGTGTGCAGGGTGATGCCTGCGAATCAAAAAAGCGCCGCTGAAAACGGCGCTTTAAGTCATTTCATATTATTGACTACCCTGAGGTTAAGCAGATTCGGAATGCGCCGGATGTTCGGTTTTATGCTTCTCTTTACGGGTCGATGTGCCCAGTATAGTATAGAGAGGACACCATCCGGAAAGAGCTGTCAGAAGCGGAATGAGGCCCAACAGGCCCCAGTATGTCTGCGGTCCCCAGAAAATCAGGGAAAGCACAAACAATCCGACTACAACTCTTATGACTCTTTCGATATTTGCCATATTACGTTTCATACTATCATCCTCCTTTTATAACCTGTAACAAGGATGAGGATGATATTGTTTCGATTGATTGCTGTATTTGAATTAACGAGATGCTTGTCAGGCTTTGTGCTTGAGGATTTTATTTGTGGATGAGATTATGTCTGACGCTTTAAGATTGTATTCCCGCATCAGCTCCTCCGGCTGACCGGAACATCCGAATGAATCAAATATCCCCACGAATTGCATCGGCACCGGATGATTTCGAACTACCAACTCGGCGACTGCCGAACCGAACCCGCCGTAGACCTGATGCTCCTCGGCGGTAACTATCGCGCCACATTTTCGGGCGGAGTCGATTATAACTTTTTCATCGAGCGGTTTTATCGTGTGGATGTTCACCACGCGTGCTTCGATGCCAACTTTTGCAAGCTCATCTGCCGCCACCAGGGCCTCATGGACCATGACACCGCAGGCCAAAATGGCGACATCGGAACCCTCGCGGTAAATATCAGCTTTGCCGAATTCGAAAGGCCGAGCTTCATCGCTGACAACCGGCACACTTTCACGCCCGAAACGTATATAGACCGGGCCCTGAATTTCCGTCGCGGCCATGACGGCCTTTTTGGTTTCATAATAATCGCAGGGAACTATGATCTGCATGTTGGGAAGTGAACGCAACATCGATATTTCCTCCAGCGCCTGGTGGGTTGCGCCATCGGGGCCGACCGAGATACCGCCGTGAGCACCGCCGATCTTGACATTCAAGTTGGAATAACAGATCGTCACCCGCAACATATCCATGCATCTGCAGGTTGCAAACGCGCCATAGGTGGTGAAGAAAGGTATTTTTCCGACCAGTGACAAACCCGACGCGAGGTTGGCCATGTTCTGCTCCGCGATACCGACTTCAATGAACCGGTCGGGGAATTTCTCGGCAAAAAAGCTGACATTTGTGGAATCGCGCAAATCTCCCACCAGAACGACCAGATTGTCATGTTTTTTACCCGCTTCTACGAGGCCGTGGCCGAATCCGACCCGGGTTTTCTTCATTTCGATTCTATCAGCCATTGCGCAACCTCTCAGACCATTCCGAGTAACTCGTATCAAGCTCCGCCAGAGCTTTTTCACCTTCTTCGGGGGTGGGCGGTTTGCCATGCCATTCCGAGAGATCCTCGATAAATGATACACCTTTTCCCATTACTGTCTGGCCAATTATAACCGATGGCTTGCCTCTGAACTCGCTTGCCGCGCGGTATGCTCCCAGGATTTCTTCCATGTTGTGGCCGTCGATCTCATAGACATTCCAGCCGAACGACCAGTATTTCTCAGCCAGCGGAGCGATGTTCAGAACATCCTCGACTTTGCCGTCGATCTGCCTGTGGTTGTAATCGATAACCGCACAGAGATTGTCGAGCTTGTAATGTCCGGCAAACATAACCGCCTCCCAGATCGAACCTTCCTGTTGTTCGCCGTCACCCATGATAGAGTAGACCCTGCGGTTGGAATTATCCATCCTGATCCCATAGGCCGAGCCACAGGCTATCGAGAGGCCCTGTCCCAGGGAACCGGAGGAGACCTCGATTCCGGGTGTCGGACCGCTTTTGGGATGACCTTCAAGGTGGCTTCCGAATTTACGAA
It encodes the following:
- a CDS encoding DUF2892 domain-containing protein; translation: MKRNMANIERVIRVVVGLFVLSLIFWGPQTYWGLLGLIPLLTALSGWCPLYTILGTSTRKEKHKTEHPAHSESA
- a CDS encoding transketolase — its product is MNPFDYDNEKLNEKALDIRRDIITLLIESQTGHTGGPLSCADLACALYFNILNHNPRNPDDPRRDLNFYSIGHVSPLIYAVLAEAGYFPLSDLLSFRKFGSHLEGHPKSGPTPGIEVSSGSLGQGLSIACGSAYGIRMDNSNRRVYSIMGDGEQQEGSIWEAVMFAGHYKLDNLCAVIDYNHRQIDGKVEDVLNIAPLAEKYWSFGWNVYEIDGHNMEEILGAYRAASEFRGKPSVIIGQTVMGKGVSFIEDLSEWHGKPPTPEEGEKALAELDTSYSEWSERLRNG
- a CDS encoding transketolase family protein, whose amino-acid sequence is MKKTRVGFGHGLVEAGKKHDNLVVLVGDLRDSTNVSFFAEKFPDRFIEVGIAEQNMANLASGLSLVGKIPFFTTYGAFATCRCMDMLRVTICYSNLNVKIGGAHGGISVGPDGATHQALEEISMLRSLPNMQIIVPCDYYETKKAVMAATEIQGPVYIRFGRESVPVVSDEARPFEFGKADIYREGSDVAILACGVMVHEALVAADELAKVGIEARVVNIHTIKPLDEKVIIDSARKCGAIVTAEEHQVYGGFGSAVAELVVRNHPVPMQFVGIFDSFGCSGQPEELMREYNLKASDIISSTNKILKHKA